Proteins from one Gammaproteobacteria bacterium genomic window:
- a CDS encoding MmoB/DmpM family protein, which translates to MSTVFIALQANEETRPIVEAIEIDNPQATVIRQPAMIKIDAPDRLVIRKQTIEEQLGREFDLQELHINLITLTGNVSEDEDALTLSWTS; encoded by the coding sequence ATGTCCACCGTATTCATCGCACTGCAAGCCAATGAAGAAACCCGCCCGATCGTCGAGGCGATCGAGATCGACAACCCGCAGGCGACGGTCATCCGTCAGCCGGCAATGATCAAGATCGACGCACCGGACCGGCTGGTGATCCGCAAGCAGACGATCGAGGAGCAGCTCGGACGCGAGTTCGACCTGCAGGAACTGCACATCAATCTGATCACGCTCACCGGCAACGTCAGCGAAGACGAGGACGCGCTGACGCTGAGCTGGACGAGCTGA
- a CDS encoding aromatic/alkene monooxygenase hydroxylase subunit beta, translated as MQIDLRTVSIQPQRQTFDHLARRFGDKPASRYQEGSYDLQAAENLHYKPLWDPQQALYDAGITRIVMRDWYALKDPRQFYYNTYTLTRARQQETTEANFGFVESRGLASSLPEEVRDLALRLLVPLRHAAWGANQNNSFICGYGYGVTFTQPCMYHAMDNLGIAQYLSRLGMLLGGVEALDDGKRAWISAAAWQPLRRYVEDCLVLRDPFELFVAQNVALDGLLYPLIYERIVDDYLSSRGGSAVAMLTQFMSDWFAETRKWVDATLKIAAAESEHNRALLQEWIQAWISRAASALVPLVELALKDQADDLVGEQLQLFRSRIEKTGIAI; from the coding sequence ATGCAAATCGACCTTCGCACGGTCAGTATCCAGCCGCAGCGCCAGACTTTCGATCATCTGGCGCGGCGCTTCGGCGACAAGCCCGCCTCACGCTACCAGGAAGGCAGCTACGACCTTCAGGCGGCCGAAAATCTGCACTACAAGCCGCTATGGGATCCGCAGCAGGCGCTCTACGACGCCGGCATCACCCGCATCGTCATGCGCGATTGGTATGCGCTCAAGGATCCGCGTCAGTTCTATTACAACACCTACACGCTGACACGGGCGCGCCAGCAGGAAACCACGGAGGCCAACTTCGGCTTCGTCGAATCGCGCGGTCTGGCCTCGTCGCTGCCTGAGGAGGTTCGTGATCTGGCACTGCGGCTGCTGGTGCCGTTGCGCCATGCGGCCTGGGGCGCCAACCAGAACAACAGCTTCATCTGCGGCTACGGCTACGGCGTGACGTTCACGCAGCCGTGCATGTATCACGCGATGGACAATCTGGGCATCGCGCAATACCTGTCGCGGTTGGGAATGCTGCTCGGCGGGGTCGAGGCGCTGGACGACGGCAAGCGCGCCTGGATCAGCGCTGCGGCCTGGCAGCCGCTGCGGCGTTATGTCGAGGATTGCCTGGTGCTGCGCGATCCGTTCGAGCTGTTCGTGGCGCAGAACGTGGCGCTCGACGGTCTGCTCTATCCGCTGATCTACGAACGCATCGTCGACGATTACCTGTCGTCGCGCGGCGGCTCGGCGGTGGCGATGCTGACGCAGTTCATGAGCGACTGGTTCGCCGAAACGCGCAAGTGGGTCGACGCCACCCTCAAGATCGCCGCCGCCGAGTCCGAGCACAACCGCGCGCTGCTGCAGGAATGGATTCAGGCCTGGATCAGCCGCGCGGCCTCGGCGCTGGTGCCGCTGGTCGAACTGGCACTGAAGGACCAGGCGGACGACCTCGTTGGCGAACAGCTGCAGCTGTTCCGGTCGCGCATCGAAAAGACCGGCATCGCCATCTGA
- a CDS encoding phenol hydroxylase subunit, whose product MNGSVCRSGTSASAFDTTRRFVRVTGERANGFVEFDFAIGEPEVFVEMILGREAFAEFCAANRVELLPRRRPQDKADADRGDWDWRLADATHIRFK is encoded by the coding sequence ATGAACGGTTCAGTCTGCCGCTCCGGGACGAGCGCCTCCGCATTCGATACCACCCGTCGTTTCGTGCGGGTGACGGGCGAGCGCGCCAATGGTTTCGTCGAATTCGACTTCGCGATCGGCGAGCCCGAGGTGTTCGTCGAAATGATCCTCGGACGCGAAGCCTTCGCCGAATTCTGCGCCGCCAATCGTGTCGAGCTGCTGCCGAGGCGGCGGCCGCAGGACAAGGCGGATGCCGACCGCGGCGACTGGGATTGGCGACTCGCGGACGCGACCCACATCCGCTTCAAATAA
- a CDS encoding catechol 2,3-dioxygenase, which yields MAMTGVLRPGHAQLRVLDLEEGVHHYRDVLGLVETGRDEQGRVYLKCWDEFDHNSVILRQADRAGLDFVGFKVLDKATLEKLDADLRAYGVKTERIPAGDMLETGERVRFETPTGHLFELYAEKTVVGNGCGLVDPKPWAPDAVHGIAPIRLDHLLLYGPNIAEVQKLFTEVLGFTLVERVLNPEGTGNVVIFLSCSIKSHDIAFGDYPEPGKLHHCSFLMESWEQVLRAGDIMSMNKVAVDIGPTRHGVTRGATIYAWDPSGNRFETFKDHRHPYPDHEPLTWTFDGLGSGGGLDYVQRRLHETFLTIVT from the coding sequence ATGGCAATGACAGGTGTGTTGAGGCCGGGACATGCGCAGCTGCGCGTGCTCGATCTCGAAGAAGGCGTCCATCACTACCGCGATGTCCTGGGGCTGGTCGAGACCGGGCGGGACGAGCAGGGACGCGTCTATCTGAAGTGTTGGGACGAGTTCGATCACAACAGCGTGATCCTGCGCCAGGCCGATCGGGCCGGGCTGGATTTCGTCGGGTTCAAGGTGCTCGACAAGGCGACACTGGAAAAGCTCGACGCCGATCTGCGCGCCTATGGTGTGAAGACCGAGCGCATTCCGGCCGGCGACATGCTCGAAACCGGCGAGCGCGTCCGCTTCGAAACGCCCACGGGTCATCTATTCGAGCTGTATGCCGAAAAGACGGTCGTCGGTAACGGTTGCGGACTGGTCGATCCGAAGCCGTGGGCGCCGGACGCGGTGCACGGCATCGCGCCGATCCGCCTGGATCACCTGCTGCTCTATGGACCGAACATCGCGGAGGTGCAGAAGCTGTTCACGGAAGTGCTCGGGTTCACGCTGGTCGAGCGCGTGCTCAATCCGGAAGGCACCGGCAATGTGGTGATCTTCCTCAGCTGTTCGATCAAGTCGCACGACATCGCCTTCGGCGACTATCCCGAACCGGGCAAGCTGCACCATTGCTCGTTTCTGATGGAAAGCTGGGAACAGGTGCTGCGTGCCGGCGACATCATGTCGATGAACAAGGTTGCCGTGGACATCGGTCCGACCCGCCACGGCGTCACGCGCGGCGCCACCATCTATGCCTGGGATCCCTCCGGCAACCGCTTCGAGACCTTCAAGGATCATCGTCATCCGTATCCGGACCACGAGCCGCTGACCTGGACCTTCGATGGCCTCGGTTCCGGTGGCGGTCTCGACTACGTGCAGCGCCGCCTGCACGAGACCTTCCTGACCATCGTGACCTGA
- a CDS encoding sigma 54-interacting transcriptional regulator, giving the protein MVAQRLIEKFNLRSRLRFDIDNGHIWLDENRMLLLHAKAFGALRRELFDTLGVRRAQGLLLRMGFVSGQQDAEFAHKLYGAEDNYDVFRIGPELHAFEGLVKATITEAKIDWEQGSFFGEVDWAGSWEAESHMQLCGAATEPACWSLVGYASGYVSQFFKRFIVFRETHCVARGDEQCRIVGKPAEAWDDEAYLSLFRAEDIDGQLREMEEELTQLRGRLRERHEPGHLIGNSPGFRAAFELLSKAANSPINVLLLGETGVGKEVFARWLHENSDRAQRPFVAINCAAIPNELIESELFGVQKGAYTGAQQSRAGRFERADGGTLFLDEVGDLSPSAQVKLLRVLQTGEIERLGDEQTRKVDVRLISATNVNLQQAIAEGRFRADLYYRLATYPVLVPPLRERKSDIPLLTESMIEKFAPIYNKRAQTLSDRAIHVLSEYAWPGNVRELENLIERGVLLAPSGGQIEVEHLFAGGVPVAPAGATVDRQGIVCDPREASREKIYEALLAPDFDLAAHESQLIELAVRRADGNLAQAARTLGITRRQLAYRLKQTEPD; this is encoded by the coding sequence ATGGTTGCTCAGCGGTTGATCGAGAAGTTCAATCTGCGGTCGAGGCTGCGTTTCGACATCGACAACGGACACATCTGGCTCGACGAGAACCGGATGCTGCTGCTGCATGCCAAGGCCTTCGGCGCCTTGCGTCGGGAACTGTTCGACACACTCGGCGTACGGCGCGCGCAGGGACTGCTGCTGCGCATGGGCTTCGTTTCGGGTCAGCAGGATGCCGAGTTCGCGCACAAGCTCTACGGCGCAGAAGACAATTACGATGTGTTTCGCATTGGCCCGGAACTGCACGCATTCGAAGGTCTGGTCAAGGCCACCATCACCGAGGCCAAGATCGACTGGGAGCAAGGCAGCTTTTTCGGCGAGGTCGACTGGGCCGGCTCCTGGGAGGCCGAATCGCACATGCAGCTGTGCGGCGCCGCTACCGAGCCGGCCTGCTGGAGCCTGGTGGGCTACGCTTCCGGGTATGTGTCGCAATTCTTCAAACGATTCATCGTCTTTCGTGAAACCCACTGCGTCGCCCGCGGCGACGAGCAATGCAGAATCGTCGGCAAGCCGGCCGAGGCCTGGGACGACGAAGCCTATTTGAGCCTGTTTCGCGCGGAGGACATCGACGGTCAGCTGCGCGAAATGGAAGAGGAACTGACGCAGCTGCGAGGCCGTCTGCGCGAACGGCACGAGCCGGGGCACCTGATCGGAAACTCGCCCGGGTTCCGGGCCGCCTTCGAGCTGTTGAGCAAGGCCGCGAACAGCCCGATCAATGTATTGCTGCTCGGCGAAACCGGTGTCGGCAAGGAAGTGTTCGCGCGCTGGCTGCACGAGAACAGCGACCGCGCACAGCGCCCCTTCGTGGCGATCAATTGCGCGGCGATCCCGAACGAGCTGATCGAGTCGGAACTGTTCGGGGTGCAAAAGGGCGCCTACACCGGTGCGCAGCAGTCGCGGGCCGGGCGCTTCGAGCGCGCCGACGGCGGCACCCTGTTTCTCGACGAGGTCGGCGACCTTTCGCCGTCGGCCCAGGTCAAGCTGTTGCGCGTGCTGCAGACCGGTGAAATCGAACGGCTCGGCGACGAGCAGACCCGCAAGGTCGACGTACGGCTGATCTCCGCGACCAACGTCAATCTGCAGCAGGCGATCGCCGAAGGACGCTTTCGCGCCGACCTGTATTACCGGCTGGCGACCTATCCGGTGCTGGTTCCGCCGCTGCGAGAACGAAAATCGGATATTCCGCTGTTAACGGAATCGATGATCGAGAAGTTCGCACCGATTTACAATAAACGGGCGCAAACATTGTCCGATCGGGCAATTCACGTGCTCTCGGAATACGCCTGGCCGGGTAATGTGCGGGAATTGGAAAACCTGATCGAGCGTGGCGTGTTGCTGGCGCCTTCGGGCGGCCAGATCGAGGTCGAACACCTGTTCGCCGGCGGCGTGCCGGTCGCGCCGGCGGGCGCGACGGTCGATCGCCAGGGGATCGTCTGCGATCCGCGCGAGGCCAGTCGCGAAAAGATCTACGAGGCGCTGCTCGCACCGGATTTCGATCTCGCCGCCCACGAATCGCAGCTGATCGAGCTCGCCGTGCGTCGCGCCGACGGCAATCTGGCCCAGGCCGCGCGCACGCTCGGCATCACGCGCCGCCAACTGGCCTATCGGCTCAAGCAGACCGAGCCCGACTAG